Genomic segment of Candoia aspera isolate rCanAsp1 chromosome 2, rCanAsp1.hap2, whole genome shotgun sequence:
ACATAACTGTTTATAATACTGCAATTGCTGAACATTGCTTTATATTAATGGGATAAAGTGGATAAATGTCAGAccagtgaatgaataaatgaatggattaaggcagggcttctcaaccagggttccgtggcaccctcaggttccgcaagaggtcactaggggttccctgggtgatcacaatttatttaaaaaattatttcaaattcgggcaacttcacattaaagaagtcagtttcattctttatactTTGTTTAAGAACATTAatacatatacacaggcctactcatgaaatgaataaaataattttgtaacttctggcctatatttgagcctgaatatgcaggggttccctcaggcctgaaaaatatttcaagggttcctctggggtcaaaaagttgagaaaggctggattaaggTGAGGTTGTGAGGTTGTGTCCTTTGGAGGGGGAAGAGTCAGCAATGGAaagttgaaaaattatttcagtcatagatttgggtcagtcattaagtgaagtacggcactttttcctcttcttcttcacatCTTCTTGAGCCAGCACCTCAGTCGTAACAAAGATCACTTGCTGCTGGATTTGAGGTCTGCCTGGCATTTCCTAACTAGCCTATTGCCTTCAGATGAATACCCTCAATTGAAACCAATGGCCAACAAAGGATATAACTCCAGCCAATAGGAGTGCTGGTTACAGGGTTTGTAAAAGTGAATCAAGGTTCATGTGAAGCCAAAGGGAGATCTGCAAGGAGTTCTTGGGCCACAGATATGTATGGATCACCAAATACTTatgagaagagagagaaattagAACAACCCATTCCCCATCAGTACATTTTTTTCCTAGGTTGTGATCCTGGAAGCCAGTAACCACGTGGGAGGGCGCATTAAGACTCACCGAGAAGAAGGCTGGTATGTTGATTTGGGGCCTATGCGTCTGCCCAAAGCCCACAGGTAAGGTTGATTGGCAGGCCTTTCTCCATCCCCTCATCTGATGTCAGAGGCAAAATCCTtcacatttaataaattgttgcCTTCCTGAAATTTTAGATATATTGTTAGAAAAATGATAACTGTTAAGTTGCCTACTGGAACAGGACTCAAGGATGTTGATAAGGACTTGACTCCGAAAGGTATCCAGAAAGCTTGTACAAGTACAAAATGTAGCATCAAAGATGGTGTAAGAAAACTGTTTATCAAACAATATTTATCCTAATATTTGCCCTGCTGGCTGTTATTTAAAAAGACCCGTCTGTCTTGGCACGTGGGTCCCTGCGGGGCCACCTATTCTGAATAGAATTGACCTGTGCAATTGCACTTTCTGAGTAGGGAAGGTGGTGAGATGTGGAGAGAGGTCTTTACAAGGATGGTCAAAACAGAATTGCACCAAAGAGCATTTGGGATGTGAGATTACTGAGACAGCTGCTGAGGAGAATCCTGTCCTTGCCAGTTTTCAAATGGTTTACTATTGTTCTTTTTATGTTTGGATTGTTGTAAAGAACCAAAAGTCCATGTGGAATTggcagtatatttatttatttaaaacatttgtatggctgcccatcttaaaaccaaactctgggcagcacaTAGCCAAAGAATAAaacactatacaggtagtcctcacttaacaacctcaattgggattggaatttcagttgctaagcaaagtggtcattaagagaatctgacccaATTCTATGACCtattttgtggcagtcattaagcaaatcactacggtcattaagcaaaccatggttgttaagcgaatcatgcggttccccattgattttgcttgccggaagctggctgggaaggtagaaaatgacaatcacatgactgcaggacactgcgacagtcataaatgcaaaccggttgccaaatgcccaaattgcgatcacgtgaccacagggacaccaCAACGGTCATAattgtgaggaccggtcatatgtcggtttttcagcactgttgtaagtctgaatcctcactaaatgaatggtcatcaagtgaggactacctgtatacaaacaataaaaacagagaagaataaaacaaaaaaacaggaaaacctGGCACCACAACATTCTCTTCCCACTCCAATCTCAACCTATCCCAACACTTGGGGAAAAGCCAGATTTTAAGCGCTTTCCAGAAAGTTAAAAGGGTgtgggcctgctggatctcaagaGGGAGGGTGTTGGCAAGCGTTGCAATGGAAAATGCATGCCTCTgaggtcccacaagatggaaaTATTTAAGGCAAGGGACCTGGAGCGTAtctaccctatctgatctggtgggaTGAGCAGGTACTCtgagggagaggcagtccctcaaataaacctgatcctgtgccatgtagggctttaaaggtgataaccagcacttacACTTAATTGCTATAATAACTAAAAACACAAACTTTAGTTTCTATTTTTGATTCAGAGGAACAAGATACTTACCTCATCCCCAGCCACCCACCACCATTCTCTTACACTCTTGGACATCAGCTCTAGTCCCCAGCTTTAGTCAAGAGACAGGAATTAAGTACATGGGGGCCTGTTCAGTGGTGGTGCCTGCCTGGAAAGTCCACCctgaaaaaaacagagaaagcaaCTCTCTTCTTGCTTTTTACTTGTGAATGAAAATACCATGATTCCAATGGGCATTTGTTTAAAATGCAGAGTGAACCtcgatatttatttaatttattttaatacatttttatttctgtctgcCCACCTCACAGCAGCGTTTCTTGGTGgctaacataaaattaaaactcATTTAAAGACaactaataacaataacaataataaatctaTCTATAGCAGTAGCCAAGGACAAGGTCACTACAAATAGCATCCATCTTGTGGCCCCATTAACCTGGCcatgtttttaaagctttctgaaatGCCAGCTGAATCAGGGCCAGTTGGATCTTGTGGGGGGGTGGATGTTCCAGAGAGTAGCTGTATGCTTTAGAAGCTGTGATATTTCTGTAAACTTATGCATTAAATTAGGGATAGATACTTCCTTGTAATTGTTGGATCTCCTATCAAGACTCTGTTTCTGTGATGGAAAGCTGGAGTGCAAgacttttttaaaacatgattttacAATGGGATTAAGCCAATTAATGGAGGATCAAACTATCAAGGCTACTAGTCATTAGGGTCACATGCTAGTTCCTGGATCATAGGCAGTCTGTCCCTGAGGAGCAATTCCAGGGGAACAACTGTGGGAACAGACAATTGTCCCTGGTGGTAACTGAGAACAGAGAGCAGAACAACCCTGATGAATTTATCTGATGAAATTGTGCTTTTCTCTCATTTTGATAACGAAATAAGCTTGTAAATAAATCTGAGTTGCTTTTCCCTTCACAGAATTGTTCGTGAATACATTAACAAGTTCAATCTTCGTCTAAACCCAATGCAACTGACTAATGAAAATGCCTGGTATTTAATTAGAAATGTCAGACACAAAATGGCACCTGACAACCCTGAAATCTTTGGGTACCAAGTTCATCCCAATGAGCGGGGGAAGTCCGCTGACCAGTTGTTTGAGGAGACGCTGGACAAGGTAGTTGTGAGAAGGGAACTGGATGGACAAGTGGACAGATCTAATGTCCTAGTATAGTTCTGGTTGGGATTATGAGCATTGTAGTCTAATACCTGGGTGGGCAAGGTGGAGGAAGGCCGCTATAATACTAACTGAAATAATGTGCATAAAGCACTTTATAATACATACAAAATATTACAATATATTAAACACAAATgttattaaatacaataaaatgcttATATTAAATACAAAAGAGCTACATAATTCAATctagttttatcttttttttaataagataagaactttattaaaatttcaggatacagttaaaatgcaaagtacagaaaagcttgaataaagaactagaagaaaaaagaaaaattaaaaaggttaagaacagcaagaaaaaataaggagaaagtgacttctgaccttctccaacacagatacaaATGCTTATTGTAATAAtttatctcttactcttaattaaaccttaactaATATTATTTctggacgtggtggcgctgtgggttaaaccgctgagctgccgatcggaaggtcggcggttcgaaaccgtgcggtgAGGTgaactcctgttgctagtcccagctcctgctcacctagcagttcgaaaacatgcaaatgtgagtagatcaataggtaccgcttaggtgggaaggtaacggcgttccgtgtcgtcatgctggccacatgacccggaagtgtctacagacaacgctggctctaaggcttagaaacggagatgagcaccgccccctagagtcggacacgactggactttacgtcaagggaaacctttacctttaccttaatattatttctatagaaaaataacaatttaattgttaaaacccaaaatcaaaacttcattttttttcagttataagcaaatagtccaaaagcggtttccaggtagaaacaaatccagtcacagtacaTAATTCCATCTGGTTTTATCAAAGGGCTCTTACACAAGAGCTTGTTTATATTACATGCAatgtacaaaattaaaaataccatAAATTGAAGTGCTTTGTTATTCATGCTAAGAAAGTCTTTGACAGGGCCCAATGGTCCTGCTTTTTTCATAAATTGGGGGACTTGTTAAATATATACAATGAGTTACAAAACTAAGTACTTCCAGCTAAGTTTGATTTACAAAAGCCTTCGAATATTATGTATGGAATCCTTATCCATATCTCATGTTTAATATATGAAGTCATGCCTCTAACTGAAGAACTAAATGGATTAGATTCTTCCATGTTATGCAGTAAAATGAGCAAAATCCACATGTATGGGGATTTATATGGCAAATACAAATAAAGAGAATTTTGTTAGATAATTATATATACCATTTAAAACTTCAGGCTTTTGTATGAGTTAGATTATGGTTAACTGAAGATATCAAAGCAATTGCGGAAACATATAATAATGAATTATATTTTCACATAATGGGGGACTAAATAAACATATGTCATGAGAAGATTTCAATAGCGAAAAAGAATGGTTGTCAAGactattattttattgattaataTTCCTCTGCAAGTCaagaaaccaagattaaaagTAAGATACATGCATTCATTTTATATGTCAAGGGTCCAAATCTCAAACCAAACTGAAATTGCACTGACAAATTTACATGGTAACAATGGGTTGagcattctagaaaaaaaaatctggcaaatgTTCTAGGAAAGCTGCAGGTTGGTATTAAATATTGGGATATCAATTTTCCTGTTTCAAAGGAATCAGGTGAAAACAGAGGCTGCATTTAATGAGAAGGTGGGCACCCCTTCTCAGTTGTGTCTGCTCCCCAAAGGAAACAGGCCCAGCTAGTGAGCAAAGGACAACATTCAATGGGCTGATACTAATTATACCCAGGGAAAAATAGGAGATGTTCTTGGTTCACTTAGGTGGGGAGCCCAACTTAGATCAAGGCAAACACAAATTTTCTTCCACATGGAAGTAAGAGATCCGACTCAAACCCACGATGTGTTTTCTTCTTGCTCAGGTCACAGAAAACTGTAcccttctgaaggaaaaatacGATTCATTTTCCGTGAAGGTAAAACCGATGTTGTCATTCATTCTTTTCACAAAATGAAAAGTCTCATGATCTTCTTCAGATGGTTATGTTGTCTCCAATACACATgattaaaacaatgcaaataaCATCAGGCAGTCTAGGAGTATGGGTGAATTAAAGGGGAGTGAATCACACTAATAACGGGCTCTTGCTCTTCAACACTGATGATGAGACATCAGTGactgaaaatgcatttttttgAACCAAGCTAATGAATGAACTGAAATTCAGCTGTTGGCCATGCTTTCTCAAGTTTGCAATGTAgtttgccaattaaaaaaaaatctatcagagAAAAACCTGCAGAAAATTGGATTTATTAAGAAACATAAAgtacaaaatatattgaaaaaaattatttatttatttatttatttatttatcaaatttgtcactgcccatctcctccaaccggagggactctgggcggtatacaatacagaacaataaatatacaataaaattctaataaaatccctctaaaacaatttcttaactaccccagctcataaaatccagatggctgtgatcaacttcagtcattatgtaggagctcgcatagcaaaggtgttatgtgcgcccttctaggggcaccgaaaatagcccatgcggccgcattctggaccgctgaagcttccggatactcttcaagggtagcgccATGTatagcgcattgcagtagtctatataggagataacaagggcgtgagtgactgtccgaagggcttcccgatgcAGGAAAGGGATTGGAAATTGCTGAGCCTATGCACCTTTATCAAAATTCTAAACAAAAATATGTTTGGAGAAATGTATATCAAATGCATATACATTTTATTATGAACATAATTAGAAGTACTCAAAATGGTATGGAAATGGACTGACTGAATTCACCACTGaaaaaatgcaaagcagaaaaaCTGAAACTGACATAATTGTACAACGAGATACTAAGAAATCAAAATTGACAAATTCACATATCCTTACTCACTATGCATCATCCTAAACTAATGACATAGCTGGCTTTGTAGAAAGATAATTTAATTCCTTTTCCCCAGCTGTTGTCGGGTGAAAATTGGCAATGCAGCTTCTTACTGGTTACCACCTATGAAGCCCTATGtagcatagggcctggttgtCTGAGGGGCCACCTATCTCCTGTGCTCATAGGGTTGGcgtactccaggtcccttcaatcaaacagtgtcatctattgggacccaggaagggcaccttctctgtcatggcatagctgccctctggaatgaggttccccctgagatagGGGTGACTTCTACCCTGATGGTATTCTGGAGGGCCATAACACCTGGTTGTTCTCCCTGGCCCTGGACTAGGGTGGCTGAAGCCCCTTGTTGAAGgtgtttttatatgtatttgtgtTGTTAGCCAGATTTgctatcttgttttttttcttatctatcctgtactttttatattgtattggcCTTTAGTTTGTgacattgtgagccacccagaaatGCTCTGGAGTTGGACAGTGCctacaatgaaaaaaataatcatacaggtagtccctgcttaatgagtgctcatttaatgatggtctgaagttatgatggcctccgAAAAAGtactttatgacctgtactcacacttacgtcTGTCACAAACGGTTGCACCACcgacatggtcacatgatcacaattcgggcacttggcagccagctcgcatttacaaccagctgcagcgtcctgtggtcatgtgattgtgatttgcaaccttttttgctggtttccagcaaaagacgtccattggggaagctgaatttgcttaacaactgttgtaaaaatggtcataaaattggtcacatggtgactcacttaatgaccacaccacttaacaaccaattttctggttcctattgtggccattaagtgaggactgcctgtaatcatAAAGCAGATTTTGCCCTTATGTACTTGAGTCCTGCTGTCTGCTACAGGGCAATAAGTGGTAgtgtttgcatcatgatgtcatcacacacatTTCCTCATCTGCCCTATTGCTTCCCTTGTGGAAGCCTATGGATGTATTTCCACACTGTTTGCCTCATTCACCTGCCCGCTGCACTTTTCCAGGAACTGCAGCTCTTGACCACCATAAGGTGGCCTGCTTTTGCATTAGAACAGTGCAATCGAAGAAGAACCCTACTGTAAATTCATGAATTTCCCCCATTAAATATCCTCTTTGCTCCCAATTCTTCATATATTAGGAATACCTCATTAAGGAAGGAAATTTGAGCAAAGCAGCTGTTGAGATGATTGGGGACATCCTGAATGAAGAAGCTGGATTTCATCACTCATTTCTTATTTCTGTTATGAAACATTTCATCTTTTCAAAAAACAGGTAAACAATGAGATGGTGAGGGAAAAAGCCAAAAGCtactggatacacacacacacacacatacacagtatatatgtttattctgtgtatttttttattgAGTGCatttcatgttatttatttttattgttaaattttGTCTCTAAGTTTTATATTTGCTATTTTATCTTCTTGGCGACTATTGACAGCTAAAACAGTGCTGGTTCTGAAACAGAAACTGACTGACCTTTGATCTCAAGCTGATGGGCTAAAATAGTTGATAACAGACTGCATTAACACTGTCTTCAGAAACAATGTGCACTTTTTTGAGATTCACTAAAATAACTCTGATAATCTCCACTTGTATTTGTTTTTTCCTCCTCACATTCAAACTCAGTTTTGATGAAATTGTTGGGGGATTTGATCAACTTCCTCAAAGTTTCTTCCGGGAAATGGTCAGAGTCGTCCATTTTAATTGCACCGCGGAGAAGATACTTCGCGCCGGCAACAAAGTGAGAGTCTTCTACAAATGGCTGGCCAGCTCTGTCCCAGCATCTCTGATTGCTGACTATGTCCTCATCACAGCTACAGCAAAGGCCACACGACTCATCAAGTTTGTGCCACCTCTTTCAATTCCCAAGTCTCGCGTACTGCGGTCTGTGAGTTATGGAAGCGCTACTAAAATTGCCTTGGTTTGCACTGAGAAATTTTGGGAGAATGATGGGATTCGAGGGGGGAGATCAATCACAGATCTCCCGTCACGAGTGATTTACTACCCAAATCATGATTTCCCTAATGGAATAGGTGTCCTTCTGGCATCCTATACTTTGCATGTTGACTCTGATTTCTTTACTGCGCTCAGTGAGGAAAAGTGTGTTGATGTGATGATGGATGACCTTGCGGAAATCCATCAGGTACCTAAAGATTATCTCAAATCGGTCTGTGGCAAATATGTGGTACAAAAATGGGACCTTGACCAATATTCGATGGGAGCATTCATCATCTTCACACCATACCAACATACCCATTTTTCTCAGATACTGTCCCAGAATGAAGGGAGGATTTATTTTGCAGGTGAACACACAGCTCAGCCACATGCTTGGATTGATACTGCAATGAAATCTGCCATAAGGGCAGCAAGTAATATCCACAATgagtaaaataattatttactgtGGAAGAATTTACTTATTTACTGAAGAATAATTTACTTATGGAAGAATCTTTTGGCTGTGAAATGACTCCAGAGAAGTCTTTGGGAGCGGCTGATGCTGCAGTAAGGCTGAACTACCCAGGTGTCAGCCCGGAATGACCAACTATCAGAGGCTTCATGCCAACCTGACAAAGGAAATCAAAACACTAGTTGTAAGAAAAACTTGGAAAAGTATGTCAGGAGTTGGAAGCGTGACTAGGAAGAGTTATGATTATTATCTGCAGACACTCAGTTGCAACTTTCCCTGCAAAACTTGCATTAGTATTGCATGAAgaccttcatttttctttaatttgcagTTCCATACTAAAGTCCAGCTTGAATTTTTATCAAGGATCCACATATTCTTGGATTGTAATTAAAATGGTGTTTGTTTCTAAGCCATAATACTATCTAATTTCTAAATGGAGTATTTTAAAGCTCAGTGGCATTGTATGTgctgcttctttatatttatttttcttgctatATAAAGACAATTATGTTCTTGct
This window contains:
- the LOC134489931 gene encoding L-amino-acid oxidase-like, with the protein product MIDPDVLLVESEGSSEGEPDSTVVRSDRPPLGKLSAIREEASSGSEVLVLLLLLLFTSVLGSENHVNNLEECFQDPEYEKWLAIAKHGLGRTLKPKSIVIVGAGISGLTAAKLLKEAGHRVVILEASNHVGGRIKTHREEGWYVDLGPMRLPKAHRIVREYINKFNLRLNPMQLTNENAWYLIRNVRHKMAPDNPEIFGYQVHPNERGKSADQLFEETLDKVTENCTLLKEKYDSFSVKEYLIKEGNLSKAAVEMIGDILNEEAGFHHSFLISVMKHFIFSKNSFDEIVGGFDQLPQSFFREMVRVVHFNCTAEKILRAGNKVRVFYKWLASSVPASLIADYVLITATAKATRLIKFVPPLSIPKSRVLRSVSYGSATKIALVCTEKFWENDGIRGGRSITDLPSRVIYYPNHDFPNGIGVLLASYTLHVDSDFFTALSEEKCVDVMMDDLAEIHQVPKDYLKSVCGKYVVQKWDLDQYSMGAFIIFTPYQHTHFSQILSQNEGRIYFAGEHTAQPHAWIDTAMKSAIRAASNIHNE